One genomic segment of Streptomyces liangshanensis includes these proteins:
- a CDS encoding amino acid permease, whose amino-acid sequence MGYQPVLARRMGPFGNFAISFSVISVLTGCMTLYGYGMGHGGPAVMMWGWVGAGAMVLVIGMALAEVTSAYPTSGAMYYMARILGGPRWGYYTGWINLLGMLGGLAGSGYGAAAFLGALLSLQTDYEPTPGSTLLILAVILIVVAAINLCGVRIAAFFNDLSVWWHLVGIVTIVGTLWILPDSHQSPSFVFGKFVNDTGFSNPLYVCALGLLLTMYTFTGYDASAHLSEETTQAAVSAPRGIIKSIVWSWIGGFILLAGLTFAIQDYATTQATKTGVPPAQILIDALGTDGATLMLLLVIGAMFFCTIAVTTSGSRMVFAVSRDGELPFSHLWRRISPRTLVPYWAVCMTVVAAFALTLPSLWSTTAYGAITAISVVGITPVYIIPVFLKLIRPERFTPGPWNLGRWSDLVGWTAVIWVTLCTILFCLPQSYPVTIDTMNYAVVTLAGALLLATAYWPVARRAGETRTHANSPRDMQQMEDIV is encoded by the coding sequence CTGGGCTACCAGCCCGTCCTGGCCCGGCGCATGGGCCCGTTCGGGAACTTCGCCATCAGCTTCAGCGTCATCTCGGTGTTGACCGGATGCATGACCCTCTACGGATACGGCATGGGCCACGGCGGCCCGGCCGTCATGATGTGGGGCTGGGTCGGCGCCGGCGCCATGGTCCTGGTCATCGGGATGGCCCTGGCCGAGGTGACCAGCGCGTACCCGACCTCCGGAGCCATGTACTACATGGCCCGCATCCTCGGCGGCCCGCGCTGGGGCTACTACACCGGGTGGATCAACCTGCTCGGCATGCTGGGCGGCCTGGCCGGCAGCGGCTACGGCGCGGCGGCCTTCCTCGGGGCGCTGCTCAGCCTCCAGACGGACTACGAACCCACGCCCGGTTCCACGCTGTTGATCCTCGCGGTCATCCTGATAGTCGTCGCGGCGATCAACCTGTGCGGGGTGCGGATCGCCGCGTTCTTCAACGACCTCAGCGTGTGGTGGCACCTCGTGGGCATCGTGACGATCGTCGGCACACTGTGGATCCTGCCCGACAGCCACCAGTCGCCGAGCTTCGTGTTCGGGAAGTTCGTCAACGACACCGGCTTCTCCAACCCGTTGTACGTGTGCGCGCTCGGCCTACTCCTGACCATGTACACCTTCACCGGGTACGACGCCTCCGCGCACCTGTCGGAGGAGACCACCCAGGCCGCCGTCTCCGCGCCGCGCGGCATCATCAAGTCCATCGTGTGGTCGTGGATCGGCGGGTTCATCCTGCTGGCCGGCCTCACGTTCGCCATCCAGGACTACGCGACCACCCAGGCGACCAAGACCGGGGTGCCGCCCGCCCAGATCCTCATCGACGCGCTCGGCACGGACGGGGCGACGCTGATGCTGCTCCTGGTGATCGGCGCGATGTTCTTCTGCACGATCGCGGTGACCACGTCGGGCTCCCGGATGGTCTTCGCCGTCAGCCGTGACGGCGAACTGCCCTTCTCGCACCTCTGGCGCCGCATCAGCCCGCGCACCCTGGTGCCGTACTGGGCCGTGTGCATGACGGTCGTCGCGGCCTTCGCGCTGACCCTGCCGTCGCTGTGGTCGACCACCGCGTACGGCGCCATCACGGCGATCAGCGTCGTCGGGATCACGCCGGTGTACATCATCCCGGTGTTCCTCAAGCTGATCCGCCCGGAGCGGTTCACGCCCGGGCCGTGGAACCTGGGCCGCTGGAGCGACCTGGTGGGCTGGACGGCGGTGATCTGGGTGACCCTCTGCACGATCCTGTTCTGCCTGCCGCAGAGCTATCCCGTCACCATCGACACGATGAACTACGCCGTGGTGACGCTGGCGGGCGCGCTGTTGCTGGCGACGGCGTACTGGCCCGTCGCGCGGCGGGCGGGCGAGACACGTACGCACGCCAACTCGCCCCGTGACATGCAGCAGATGGAGGACATCGTCTGA